The following are encoded in a window of Colletotrichum lupini chromosome 3, complete sequence genomic DNA:
- a CDS encoding Zn(II)2Cys6 transcription factor, with product MAPEIGSLRALANGESQFVGSSSGVFFINTVRRAFSTAEGLEADDGRHAAGADTHDDPSPEDCIVGDIDRNDPESSGERPGCSSASRANYESDAESSPMPSGMDIMTDMSSLPDYTIARGLFLTYFRIWHPLVPFLQGPECLADLENLYATDFNRRSSRSLCQFVIFKCILNIAKLDTDGPLDLGSAAIRSPSDLLPTLSILALRCDTISIQALLASQVYFVSTMALRHASSVSGLLSKSIFQSGMHRCPVRYDHLSPDERSMRKRTFWSFYVLDRFISQSLGHPNVSQKAGPLFVIVMSPALS from the coding sequence ATGGCACCAGAGATCGGAAGTCTCAGAGCTCTTGCCAACGGGGAAAGCCAGTTTGTTGGCAGTTCTTCAGGTGTCTTCTTCATCAACACCGTTCGAAGGGCCTTCTCAACAGCCGAAGGCCTCGAGGCAGACGATGGACGTCATGCTGCCGGAGCCGATACCCACGATGATCCATCTCCCGAAGATTGCATCGTGGGCGACATCGACCGAAATGACCCGGAGTCTTCGGGGGAGAGGCCAGGTTGCAGCAGCGCTAGTCGAGCGAACTATGAGTCGGATGCTGAGAGCTCACCGATGCCATCAGGGATGGATATCATGACTGATATGAGCTCATTGCCTGACTACACGATTGCTCGGGGTCTCTTTCTTACATACTTCCGAATATGGCATCCTTTGGTTCCCTTTCTACAAGGGCCAGAGTGTCTAGCAGATTTGGAAAATCTCTACGCAACCGACTTCAACCGGCGCAGTTCAAGATCGCTCTGCCAATTTGTCATCTTCAAGTGCATCTTGAACATTGCTAAGCTTGACACAGATGGGCCGCTCGACCTGGGGTCAGCAGCTATACGTTCACCTTCAGACCTCTTACCAACTCTTAGCATACTAGCCCTTCGTTGCGACACAATCTCTATCCAAGCGCTGCTAGCATCTCAAGTTTATTTCGTTTCTACCATGGCGCTACGCCATGCGTCGTCTGTCAGTGGCTTGCTGTCCAAGTCAATCTTTCAATCTGGCATGCATAGATGCCCAGTACGATACGACCATCTGTCTCCGGATGAGCGCTCAATGCGTAAGCGCACCTTCTGGAGCTTTTACGTTCTCGACCGTTTCATCAGCCAGTCACTGGGGCACCCGAATGTGTCacaaaaagcgggcccactTTTTGTAATAGTTATGAGCCcagctcttagttaa